The region GGTACAGCGGGCCGACGCCGAGCAGCACCGGGGTGCTGCGGTACAGGCGGTAGCACAGGCGCCCGAACCAGGAGCGCGAGCGGTACTCGGCCACGGTCAGGGTCTCGATGTCGCCCATCTCGCGGCGGTCGAGGTTGCCCGAGGTGCCGTGGTGGATGGCGTGGGTCTTCTTCCAATAGCCGTACGGGAACAGGGTGACCACGCCGAGGCAGCGGCCGACCAGGTCGTTGGCGCGGCTGCTGGCGAAGAACGAGCCGTGGCCGCAGTCGTGCTGGATGATGAAGGTGCGCACGTACAGGCCGGCCGCCGGGATCGCCATCAGCAGGGTCCAGCCGTAGCCCCAGTTACCGACCACGCTCCAGGCCATCAGCGTCCACAGGGCGGCGAACGGCACCAGGGTGTTGACCAGTTGCCAGACGGCCCGTCCGAGGTGGGGCTTGGCGAAACGCGCGCAAAGCTGACGCAGGTTGGTGACGGTGGATTGCGATTCGGCGTCGGCGTTCAAGCGGCAACTCCATGAAGGACGTTCCATTGTGGTGAGCGCTTCCTGACCTGGCAATGACGTTCGCAGGCGTATGGACGTGATCGCTATCCGGCTTCGGACTTTTGCCCCGGGTTTCGGCCAGGTCGCCCCCACCCCGGCTAGGCTATGCGGCATGTCCGCCTGGTACGTCTATCTGATCGAATGCCGCGACGGCAGCCTGTACACGGGCATCGCCGTCGATGTGGAGCGCCGCTACGCCGAACACGTCGCCGGCAAGGGCGCGCGCTACACCCGTTCGCACCCGCCGGCGCGACTGTTGGCGCAGTTTCCGCATCCCGACCGTTCGTCGGCGCTGCGCGCGGAGTATGCGATCAAGCAGCTGTCGCCGAGCGCCAAACGGGCGCTTTGCGCGAACGCGGCCTCCGAAACCGCCCCGGCCTGACTCAGAACAGGGCCCACAGCAACTTCAGCATGCCCCACAGCGACACCGCCCACACCGCCGAACGCAGGTAGGGAATGCCGGCCGCGTACACCGGCACGTAGACCAGCCGCGCCCAGAAGTAGAGCTGCGCACCGAGCGCGGTGTCGTCGTTGCCGCGGCCGGCCAGCCCAACCGCGAGCACCGCCGCGGCGAACAAGGGGAAGGTTTCGAGGAAATTGCGCCAGGCCCGGTCGACGCGTGCGGCCACGCCGCTCAAGGGCTCCGGGGTGCCGTCGCGTGCGCTGGCATTCCAGCGCACCCCGCGCTGCTGGGTCATGAAGGTCGCCGCGACCAGCAGGTGCACGATCGCGAGCGCGATCGACCAGGCCAGCATCTGCAGTTCGATGCTCATGCGCGCGCCCTCAGACCGGACCGTTCGGCAGGATCAGGATCTTGCCGTCGCGCTCGCCGGCGGCGGCCGCGGCGACCGCCTGCTTGATCTGGTCCAGGCCATAGGTCGCCTGCACCCGCGCGGTGAGTTGCCCGCTCGCGACCAGGCGCCCGATTTCGCCGAACACCTCGGCGCGGCGCTGCGGCGTCGCCGCCTGGAACCAGCGCGACAGCCAGAAACCGCGCAGGGTCACGTCGCGGAACACGAACGAGGCCGGCGAGATCGAACAGGCCTCGCCGCTCATCGCACCGTAGTTGACCAACACGCCGCCCTCGCCCAGGGATTGGGCGAGGTGCTGGGTCGCCACGCCGCCGACCGCGTCGATGCCGAGCCGGATCGGCGCCTTCTGGGTGACTTCGCGCACGCGCTTGGCGAGGTCGTCGCCGTCGACCAGCACCACCTCGGCGCCGGCCGCGCGCACCGCCTCGACCGCCGACTCGCGCCGCACCACGTTGACGGTGCGCAGGCCGCGCAGCTTCGCCAGTTGGATCAGATAGCTGCCGACCGCGGAATTGGCCGCGTTCTGGATCACCCAATCACCGGGCTGCAGGTCGACGAACTCGCTCAGCATCAGCAGGGCGGTGGGCGGATTGATGGTGATCATCGCCAATTGCTTGGGATCGGCGCCGTCGGGCAAAGGCACCAGCCCCTTGGCCGAGGCGACCATGTGGGTGGCCCAACTGCCGCCCTGGATCGGCAACAGCACGGTTTGCCCGACCTGGGGATGGCTCACCTCGGGCCCGACCGCGGCGATCCGGCCCACGCCCTCGTTGCCGCCGACCGCGGGCAGCGGCGGCAGCAGACCGTATTCGCCGGTCAGGGTCAGTACGTCGGAGGGATTGATCGGCGACGCCAGTACCTCGATCAGCACCTGGCCCGCGTTCAACGGCGGCGCCTCGAACTCGACCGCCTCGATGACGTCCTGCGGCACCGGGCCGCGCTGCGCGTACTGGGCTTTCTTCATGGAATGAGTCCTTCGAGGCGGTGGAAAGGGCGCTGCGGCCCGGCCGGAACCCGATCCACGCAGGCTCCGGCGGCCGAGTGCATACGCGAGAGTACGCCCGCGACTGTGCAAACGTCTTGCGCCCAGGTCTCAGCACTGCGACCCTGCCCCACCCGTTCACGCCCAGCCCGCATGCAACCGATCCGTTTCGAACTCGACGCCCAGCACGAACACGTCGAACTCAACCAATTGCTCAAGCTGGTCGGCCTGTGCGACAGCGGCGGCGCCGGCAAGGCGATGGTCGCCAGCGGCGCGGTCCGCGTCGACGGCCAGGTAGAGCTGCGCAAGACCTGCAAGATCCGCGCCGGTCAGACGGTGGCCTGCGAGGACGTGACGATCGAGGTCGTCGCCGGCGCCTGAGCGCCGCTCATCGAAGCGCCACCTATCGAAGCGACGCCTATCGAGGCGTGGCCTATCGAAGCCGGGCTGACCGAAGCGCCGCGCGCATCGAGCGCGGCCACCCCGGCCATCGCTTCAAGCCAACGGCAAGGTCGTCGTCGCCCTGCACCAATCGTCGTGGGCGCGCTGCACGCTGCGCGTGGCGGTGACGTAGTCGCTGCTGCCGAGCGCCTCGACGAAACGGCAAGAGGCGTAGCCCTCGGCCTTGCGCTCGTAGTCGGCGACCCAGCGCTCGCGTTCGGGCAAGCGCTCGGCGGCGATCGGCCACACGCCGGGGCGCGGCCGCAGATAGGTCTGAATGCCGATGCGCCAGGGCTTCGGGCTGACCCGTGCGCGGAAGCAGTGTTGGCGCCGGCACAGCAGCGCGTAGTAGGAATCGGCGCCGATCGCATCGAAGAACTCGATCACCGCCGCTTCGTTCGGATCGAACACGCGGTGCATGACCAGCAAGCGCAAGCCCTTCGGCGTGCGATACAAACGCAGATGCCAGTCCGGATGCGCGGCGACGAAGGCCTGGATGCGCGCGGTCGCACGCCCTTCCGGCCCGCCGTCGGCGCGGTGTCTGCGCCGCGACTGCAGGCTGGCGATCCAGGCGAACAGCCACAGCATCGCGATCATCGTCAGCACGCCCAGGCCCCAGCGCGTGATGATGCCGACGCCGATGGCGAGCGCGAGCGAGGTCCAGAAATAGCTGCGGCGCCAGGCCGAGGTCGGCTCATCGAAATCGACGTCGGCGAACAAGACCTCGGGGGTATTGAGGCAGCGCGCGCCGTAGCTGTTGCGGGTGACGACGAGGTCGCCGTCGCGCTCGACGATCTGCTCGCGGATCGGCAGGCCCTCGGCGTCGTAAGGCACGCGCGGCTCGCGCTTGAGCAGGCTCTCGCCGGCGAGGATGCGGTCGAAGGCCTCGCGCGCCCGCGCATCGGCCATCGCCTGCGCCTCGTGCAGACTCGCATCGGACCACCCGAAGCGACGCACCGTCAGCGAACGCCGACCGCTCGCGTGGCCTTTATCGAAAGCCTCGTGGACCCGGGCTTCGGCCCAGAACTCCGGAACGATCATCGCCATCGCTGCCTCCATGCAAAGTCGGTCGATTGTATGCGCAGCCTGCGGGCGACGCCGGCACTTGACGGCGCGCGCCATCGGCGTAGCATTTTCTCCACGCCCTCGGACAGACCGGCGGCGACTCAAACCGTGAGGGATTCTCATGGCAATCGAATTCGATTACCTCGTTTTCATCGGGCGCTTCGAGCCCTTCCATAACGGCCATGCCGCCGTCGCCCGCCACGCGCTGGGCAAGGCCCGCAAGGTCATCTTCCTGGTCGGTTCCGCCGACACCCCCCGCACCATCAAGAACCCCTTCACCGTCGCCGAGCGCGCGGTGATGATCCAGGCCACCCTGGCCGACGCCGGCGAGCGCCTGATCGTGCAGCCGCTGCGCGACCACCTCTACAACGAGAGCCAGTGGATCGCCAGCGTGCAGCGCACCGTCGCCGAGGCGGTCCGCCACGACGGCGGCGGCAGCGAATCGCGGGTCGGCCTGATCGGCATGGACAAGGACGCCTCCAGCTATTACCTGCGCGAGTTTCCGCAGTGGCCGCTGGTCGACGTCAGCCACACCGCCACCTTGTCGGCGACCGAGCTGCGCCGCTATCTGTTCGAAGCCAACCAGATCGACAGCCATGGCGGCCTGATGCTGATCCGCGCCAACGTGCCCGGCCCGGTGTTCGACATGCTCGAAGCCTTCCGCAAGAGCTCGCCGGCGTTTACCCAACTGGTCGCCGAGTACCAGTTCATCGAGCGCTACCGCGCCGCCTGGGCCGATGCGCCCTACCCGCCGACCTTCGTCACCACCGACGCGGTCGTGGTGCATTCCGGCCACGTCTTGCTGGTGCGCCGCCGCGCCGAGCCGGGCAAGGGCCTGTGGGCCTTGCCCGGCGGCTTCGTCGGCCAGGGCGAGAGTCTGCTCGATGCCTGCCTGCGCGAACTGCGCGAGGAAACCCGGCTCAAGCTGCCGCTGCCGGTGTTGAAGGGCTCGCTGAAGAGCGAGCGCGTGTTCGATCACCCCGAGCGCAGCTCGCGCGGCCGCACCATCACCCACGCCTACCACTTCGATTTCCCGAGCGGCGAACTGCCGCCGGTGCGCGGCGGCGACGACGCCGACAAAGCGCGCTGGATCGCGGTGGCCGAAGCGCTGGAGATGGGCCCGCAACTCTACGAAGACCACCTGCACATCCTCGAATACTTTCTCGGCCGCGGCTGATCCATCCGGACCGCCCGGTTTCCGCGCCGGTGGACAGACCGCCGGCCACACTCGACGCGAAGGAGCTTCCCGTCATGCAATGCCTCGACAACCTGCTGCTCAACACCGACAGCTACAAGGCCAGCCACTGGCTGCAATACCCGCCCGGCACCGACGCCACCTTCTTCTATGTGGAATCGCGCGGCGGCGTGCACGACCGCACCGTGTTCTTCGGCCTGCAGGCGATCCTCAAGGAATACCTGGCCAAGCCGGTCACCCACGCCGACATCGACGAGGCGCGCGACCTGTTCGCCGCCCACGGCGAGCCCTTCAACGAAGCCGGCTGGCGCTATATCGTCGACACCCACGGCGGCCTGCTGCCGATCCGCATCCGCGCCGTGCCCGAGGGCACGGTGGTGCCGACCCACCAGGCCCTGGTGACGATCGAATCAACCGACCCGCAGGCCTACTGGGTGCCGTCCTATCTGGAAACCCTGTTGCTGCGGCTGTGGTATCCGGTCACCGTGGCGACGATCAGCTGGCACGCCAAGCAGACCATCCGCCAGTTCCTCGAACGCACCAGCGACGACCCCGAAGGCCAGTTGCCGTTCAAGCTGCACGACTTCGGCGCGCGCGGCGTGTCGAGCACCGAATCGGCGGCATTCGGCGGCGCCGCGCACCTGGTCAACTTCCTCGGCACCGACACCGTCTCGGGTTTGCTGCTGGCGCGCCGTTACTACCACGAGCCGATGGCGGGCTATTCGATTCCGGCGGCCGAGCACAGCACCATCACCAGTTGGGGCCGCGAGCACGAGGTCGATGCCTATCGCAACATGCTGACCCAGTTCGGCAAGCCCGGCGCGATCGTCGCCGTGGTCTCCGACAGCTACGACATCTTCCACGCGATCCGCGAGCATTGGGGCAAAACCCTGCGCGATGAAGTGATCGCCTCCGGCGCGACCCTGGTGGTGCGTCCGGACTCGGGCGACCCGGTCGACGTCGTCCATCAATGCGTGAGCATGCTCGACGAAGCCTTCGGCCACACCGTCAACGGCAAGGGCTACAAGGTGCTCAACCACGTGCGGGTGATCCAGGGCGACGGCATCAACCCGACCAGCATCCGCGCGATTCTCGAACGCATCACCAGCTACGGCTACGCCACCGACAACCTCGCCTTCGGCATGGGCGGCGCGCTGCTGCAGCGCCTGGACCGCGACACCCAGAAGTTCGCGCTCAAGTGCTCGGCCGCGCGCATCGACGGCGAGTGGATCGATGTCTACAAGGACCCGGTCACCGACAAGGGCAAGTCGAGCAAGCGCGGCCGCATGACCCTGGTGCGGCATCGCGAATACGGCCACTTCAAGACCGTGCCGGTACCGCCGGAAGCGGCCTCGCTGGAAGAAGCGGTCAAGCCGATGGGCTTCGACGATGCCATGGTGACGGTGTGGGAGGACGGCCGCATCGTCAACGACTGGACCTTCGCCCAGGTGCGCGCGCTGGCGAATGCGGCGCGGCTTTGAGGTAAGGGTGGGCTGAAACCTCGCTTGCGTCCCCTCTCCCGTGCGAGGGAGAGGGTCAAAGCGAAGGCAAGCCCGCGATCCGCACGCCAACGCACGAATCCCATCCAGGACCCAGCCATGCCAGCCCCTCTCGAAGGGCTTGCCGCCGCCGATCCGGCCAGCCTGCCCCTCAGCGCCGCCTCGCCCCTGTTCGAACGTCTGCGCGCGGCGACGCCGCAACTCGCGCGACGCGCGCCCGGCGACGACGACGCTCGCTGGTATTCGCACCGCTTGAACGGCCGCGATTACCGCTTCGCTCA is a window of Lysobacter antibioticus DNA encoding:
- a CDS encoding GIY-YIG nuclease family protein, which translates into the protein MSAWYVYLIECRDGSLYTGIAVDVERRYAEHVAGKGARYTRSHPPARLLAQFPHPDRSSALRAEYAIKQLSPSAKRALCANAASETAPA
- a CDS encoding MAPEG family protein: MSIELQMLAWSIALAIVHLLVAATFMTQQRGVRWNASARDGTPEPLSGVAARVDRAWRNFLETFPLFAAAVLAVGLAGRGNDDTALGAQLYFWARLVYVPVYAAGIPYLRSAVWAVSLWGMLKLLWALF
- a CDS encoding zinc-dependent alcohol dehydrogenase family protein, whose product is MKKAQYAQRGPVPQDVIEAVEFEAPPLNAGQVLIEVLASPINPSDVLTLTGEYGLLPPLPAVGGNEGVGRIAAVGPEVSHPQVGQTVLLPIQGGSWATHMVASAKGLVPLPDGADPKQLAMITINPPTALLMLSEFVDLQPGDWVIQNAANSAVGSYLIQLAKLRGLRTVNVVRRESAVEAVRAAGAEVVLVDGDDLAKRVREVTQKAPIRLGIDAVGGVATQHLAQSLGEGGVLVNYGAMSGEACSISPASFVFRDVTLRGFWLSRWFQAATPQRRAEVFGEIGRLVASGQLTARVQATYGLDQIKQAVAAAAAGERDGKILILPNGPV
- a CDS encoding RNA-binding S4 domain-containing protein; translation: MQPIRFELDAQHEHVELNQLLKLVGLCDSGGAGKAMVASGAVRVDGQVELRKTCKIRAGQTVACEDVTIEVVAGA
- a CDS encoding bifunctional nicotinamide-nucleotide adenylyltransferase/Nudix hydroxylase, with protein sequence MAIEFDYLVFIGRFEPFHNGHAAVARHALGKARKVIFLVGSADTPRTIKNPFTVAERAVMIQATLADAGERLIVQPLRDHLYNESQWIASVQRTVAEAVRHDGGGSESRVGLIGMDKDASSYYLREFPQWPLVDVSHTATLSATELRRYLFEANQIDSHGGLMLIRANVPGPVFDMLEAFRKSSPAFTQLVAEYQFIERYRAAWADAPYPPTFVTTDAVVVHSGHVLLVRRRAEPGKGLWALPGGFVGQGESLLDACLRELREETRLKLPLPVLKGSLKSERVFDHPERSSRGRTITHAYHFDFPSGELPPVRGGDDADKARWIAVAEALEMGPQLYEDHLHILEYFLGRG
- a CDS encoding nicotinate phosphoribosyltransferase translates to MQCLDNLLLNTDSYKASHWLQYPPGTDATFFYVESRGGVHDRTVFFGLQAILKEYLAKPVTHADIDEARDLFAAHGEPFNEAGWRYIVDTHGGLLPIRIRAVPEGTVVPTHQALVTIESTDPQAYWVPSYLETLLLRLWYPVTVATISWHAKQTIRQFLERTSDDPEGQLPFKLHDFGARGVSSTESAAFGGAAHLVNFLGTDTVSGLLLARRYYHEPMAGYSIPAAEHSTITSWGREHEVDAYRNMLTQFGKPGAIVAVVSDSYDIFHAIREHWGKTLRDEVIASGATLVVRPDSGDPVDVVHQCVSMLDEAFGHTVNGKGYKVLNHVRVIQGDGINPTSIRAILERITSYGYATDNLAFGMGGALLQRLDRDTQKFALKCSAARIDGEWIDVYKDPVTDKGKSSKRGRMTLVRHREYGHFKTVPVPPEAASLEEAVKPMGFDDAMVTVWEDGRIVNDWTFAQVRALANAARL